Proteins from a genomic interval of Gordonia sp. SL306:
- a CDS encoding TIGR03364 family FAD-dependent oxidoreductase codes for MKIIVIGGGILGTAHAWSAVVRGHRVVQIEREREARGATVRNFGLVWVSGRAPGELAAAQRSRDLWEKIGTEVPGIGFRPCGSLTMVRTAAELAVAEDVSSRPDAADRGFTLIDPEAVRRINPALRGDFRAALHCSRDGAVESRIALPALRSHLTGTGRYDFVPGREVRSVESAESGVSVRDDHGTTHHGDAIIHCPGAIHGGLTRELLGSAPPVRRVRLQMMQTAPLGEELTTAIADPDSFRYYPGFAGDALELLTATQSQAPVAAEHHMQLLCVQRLDGGLTIGDTHEYDDDGVFGFDVTEEPYEHLRQVVESLLGRPLPGIVRRWSGVYSQCLDPAAIAFREQVSPGVWVVTGPGGRGMTLGPAIGEQTADLMNL; via the coding sequence ATGAAGATCATCGTCATCGGTGGCGGAATCCTGGGCACCGCCCATGCCTGGTCGGCGGTCGTTCGCGGGCACCGGGTGGTGCAGATCGAGCGCGAACGAGAAGCGCGTGGCGCCACGGTCCGCAACTTCGGCCTCGTGTGGGTCTCCGGTCGCGCACCGGGTGAACTCGCTGCGGCACAACGATCGCGCGATCTCTGGGAAAAGATCGGGACCGAGGTACCCGGCATCGGGTTCCGACCGTGCGGGTCACTCACGATGGTCCGGACGGCAGCCGAGCTAGCGGTGGCCGAAGATGTGTCCAGCCGGCCCGACGCCGCCGATCGCGGCTTCACGCTGATCGATCCGGAGGCCGTGCGACGGATCAATCCCGCGCTGCGTGGCGACTTCCGTGCCGCTCTGCACTGTTCTCGTGACGGTGCGGTCGAGTCACGGATCGCGCTGCCCGCTCTCCGATCCCACCTGACCGGTACCGGTCGATACGATTTCGTGCCCGGACGCGAAGTCCGATCGGTCGAATCGGCGGAGTCCGGCGTGTCGGTGCGCGACGACCACGGGACGACGCACCATGGCGACGCGATCATCCACTGTCCCGGTGCGATACACGGTGGTCTCACCCGCGAGTTGCTCGGTTCGGCGCCGCCGGTCCGACGCGTCCGCCTGCAGATGATGCAGACCGCTCCGCTCGGCGAGGAGCTGACCACCGCGATCGCCGACCCCGACAGCTTCCGGTACTACCCGGGTTTCGCCGGCGATGCGCTCGAGTTGCTCACGGCAACCCAGTCCCAGGCCCCGGTCGCGGCCGAGCACCACATGCAGTTGCTCTGCGTGCAGCGTCTCGACGGCGGGCTGACGATCGGCGACACCCACGAGTACGACGACGATGGGGTGTTCGGATTCGACGTCACCGAAGAGCCTTACGAACATCTCCGACAGGTCGTCGAATCCCTGCTCGGACGCCCCCTGCCCGGAATCGTCCGCCGTTGGTCGGGCGTCTACTCACAATGCCTGGACCCGGCCGCGATCGCGTTCCGGGAGCAAGTGTCACCCGGCGTCTGGGTGGTCACCGGTCCCGGCGGCCGGGGGATGACGCTCGGCCCCGCCATCGGCGAACAGACCGCCGACCTGATGAACCTCTGA
- a CDS encoding HD family phosphohydrolase produces the protein MSSSSEIAAEVTAVLRSLRGIWDEPTVDELDHAMQAGWHAQADSAPDDLVLAAVLHDVGRSPLLPGPEPHDRIAREWLTPRFGARVGWLAGAHVAAKRFLAATESGYAAGLSETSVDSLAHQGGAGGVDASWTAHPWWTDAIRLRRYDDAAKVVGAPGMDIVEAGNLAGMIADRLVVEPRPGGLSR, from the coding sequence ATGTCGTCTTCGTCCGAGATCGCTGCCGAGGTGACCGCTGTGCTCCGATCCCTGCGTGGCATCTGGGATGAGCCGACCGTCGACGAGCTCGACCACGCGATGCAGGCCGGATGGCATGCCCAGGCCGACAGTGCGCCCGATGATCTCGTCCTCGCCGCGGTTCTCCATGATGTCGGCCGGAGCCCGCTCCTGCCCGGGCCCGAGCCACACGATCGGATTGCCCGTGAATGGCTGACCCCTCGGTTCGGGGCGCGGGTTGGCTGGCTGGCCGGGGCTCACGTCGCGGCGAAGCGATTCCTCGCGGCCACCGAATCCGGCTATGCCGCCGGACTTTCCGAGACCTCGGTGGATTCGCTTGCGCACCAGGGCGGAGCAGGCGGTGTCGATGCTTCGTGGACGGCGCACCCCTGGTGGACCGATGCCATCCGGCTGCGTCGATACGATGACGCCGCAAAGGTTGTCGGGGCGCCCGGAATGGATATCGTCGAGGCCGGAAACCTGGCCGGGATGATCGCGGATCGATTGGTGGTCGAGCCGCGGCCGGGAGGATTGTCACGGTGA
- a CDS encoding GntR family transcriptional regulator, producing MTVEPRKYYRVRTELERMVSALDEGDAVPPERALAEQFSVARETVRQALQDLLVEGRIERRGRRTVVSAPKLVQPLSLRSYTEGAKEHGRVPGRILVTFEDIVGDQPMCDALGIAPGSPVMHLERVLLADGVKLGLESTYLAQARFGDFAQTFDPQMSLYAAIRAKGVEFASAEERIETALASPREADLLETTTLMPMMLLRRRSLDVDGMPIEVVRSLYRGDRVAFAAVLRN from the coding sequence GTGACCGTCGAGCCCCGCAAATACTACCGGGTGCGGACCGAGCTCGAACGAATGGTCTCCGCTCTCGACGAGGGCGATGCCGTTCCGCCCGAACGCGCGCTCGCCGAGCAGTTCTCGGTCGCGCGGGAGACGGTGCGGCAGGCGCTGCAGGATCTGCTCGTGGAAGGGCGAATCGAGAGGCGAGGCCGTCGGACCGTGGTGTCCGCGCCGAAATTGGTGCAGCCGTTGTCCTTACGCTCCTACACCGAGGGGGCGAAGGAGCACGGACGTGTGCCCGGGCGCATCCTGGTGACCTTCGAGGACATCGTGGGCGATCAGCCGATGTGTGATGCGTTGGGTATCGCGCCGGGTTCACCGGTGATGCATCTCGAACGGGTATTGCTGGCGGACGGGGTCAAGCTGGGGCTGGAGAGCACTTATCTCGCCCAAGCCAGATTCGGCGACTTCGCGCAGACCTTCGACCCGCAGATGTCGCTGTACGCCGCGATACGTGCGAAGGGCGTCGAGTTCGCCAGCGCCGAGGAACGCATCGAGACCGCGCTGGCCTCCCCCCGGGAGGCCGATCTACTGGAGACGACCACCCTCATGCCGATGATGTTGCTCCGCCGGCGTTCGCTCGACGTCGACGGAATGCCCATCGAGGTGGTGCGGTCGCTCTACCGCGGCGACCGGGTCGCGTTCGCGGCCGTGCTGCGTAACTGA
- a CDS encoding helix-turn-helix domain-containing protein produces the protein MTTTAGVSLGQLVLALDSTVANLLGAPSGLDQRLSSAALLDVDDIHLGLGRAARGAELFLFVGVPDDDVLTWLSGLGAHRPVAILCKAPSERVVELAETNGVAVIAIDPHARWERIYHLVMRVLEGAPGPGSGMAGESMRSGAIGDLFELAAEVARRTGGLVSIEDERSHVLAYSSAGDEADELRRLSILGREGPPEMLAWLRQWGVMDAVRTATDVVVVDERADLALRPRRAIGIRRPAADGPGEFLGVVWLQQGRTALSTDTDEVLAGAAAVAARMIARRKAAGTAHDDVVRRLLGARGEVVDADYLGTQLGIAVDLPMTVVGFGAANDDEGPAAVLGAAGEVSALTLHASAFSPLSVTSTIGSRAYVILPQVDPDATVAWGRSVIMAAERQFGVALRAVIAGPDDGLATVPALRAQVDRVLDAAEREGELIADVTTVGESQTGVLLGEIVAHLTANPELMDTRVVELAETDRRTGSEFITSLRVYLDRFGDVRSAATTLHIHPNTLRYRIRRLQEITGMDLDDPATRLVVALSLRAGAA, from the coding sequence ATGACCACCACTGCGGGCGTATCCCTCGGTCAATTGGTCCTCGCCCTCGACAGCACGGTCGCGAACCTGCTGGGTGCCCCGAGTGGCCTGGACCAGCGGCTGTCGTCGGCGGCGCTCCTCGACGTCGACGACATTCACCTCGGCCTCGGTCGCGCGGCCCGTGGCGCCGAACTGTTCCTGTTCGTCGGCGTCCCCGACGACGACGTGCTCACGTGGTTGTCGGGTCTCGGTGCCCATCGACCGGTGGCCATCCTCTGCAAGGCGCCGTCGGAACGAGTCGTCGAGCTTGCCGAGACGAACGGCGTAGCCGTCATCGCGATCGATCCACATGCGCGCTGGGAGCGGATCTACCACCTCGTCATGCGCGTCCTGGAGGGCGCTCCCGGGCCCGGCTCGGGCATGGCGGGTGAATCGATGCGGTCCGGGGCGATCGGCGACCTCTTCGAACTTGCCGCCGAGGTCGCCCGGCGAACCGGCGGGCTCGTCAGCATCGAGGACGAGCGGTCCCACGTCCTCGCGTACAGCAGCGCCGGGGACGAGGCAGACGAATTGCGTCGGCTCTCGATCCTCGGTCGGGAAGGGCCGCCGGAGATGCTCGCCTGGCTGCGGCAGTGGGGCGTGATGGACGCGGTACGTACCGCGACCGACGTGGTCGTCGTCGACGAACGGGCCGATCTGGCACTGCGACCGCGGCGCGCCATCGGCATTCGCCGGCCCGCGGCGGACGGGCCGGGGGAGTTCCTCGGTGTCGTGTGGCTCCAGCAAGGACGCACGGCGCTGTCCACCGACACCGACGAGGTGCTTGCGGGGGCGGCCGCCGTTGCCGCACGGATGATCGCGCGCCGCAAGGCCGCGGGAACCGCTCACGACGACGTGGTCCGCCGTCTGCTGGGTGCGCGGGGTGAGGTTGTCGACGCCGATTACCTCGGCACGCAGCTCGGCATCGCTGTCGACCTGCCGATGACGGTTGTCGGCTTCGGTGCGGCAAACGACGACGAGGGTCCGGCTGCGGTGCTCGGGGCGGCCGGTGAGGTGTCGGCACTCACCTTGCACGCGAGCGCGTTCAGTCCACTGTCGGTGACGTCCACGATCGGATCTCGTGCGTACGTCATACTCCCGCAGGTGGATCCTGACGCGACGGTCGCCTGGGGGAGGTCGGTCATCATGGCCGCGGAACGCCAGTTCGGCGTCGCGTTGCGGGCCGTGATCGCCGGTCCGGACGATGGTCTCGCGACGGTGCCGGCGCTGCGCGCCCAGGTAGATCGCGTTCTCGACGCCGCCGAACGCGAAGGAGAGTTGATCGCCGACGTCACCACGGTCGGCGAATCGCAGACCGGCGTTCTCCTCGGCGAGATCGTCGCCCACCTCACCGCGAACCCGGAACTGATGGACACCCGGGTCGTCGAGCTCGCCGAGACGGACCGGCGCACCGGCAGCGAGTTCATCACGTCGCTGCGCGTATACCTCGACCGATTCGGAGATGTGCGCTCGGCCGCAACAACTTTGCACATACACCCGAACACCCTCCGGTATCGGATCCGTCGGCTGCAAGAGATCACCGGAATGGATCTCGACGACCCGGCGACCCGGCTCGTTGTCGCGCTGTCGCTGCGTGCCGGTGCGGCGTAG
- a CDS encoding TraR/DksA family transcriptional regulator, whose product MSPRDHDGIRATLGAERDSTVSLIEALSSRLQSVVEATADSSSDDEHDPEGTTLAVERGQIVAQLDRSRVRLDEIDAAFGRLDHGTYGRCESCGESIGPERLDALPAARHCIDCATRNSARRW is encoded by the coding sequence GTGAGTCCTCGCGATCACGACGGCATCCGGGCAACGCTTGGCGCGGAACGCGACTCGACCGTTTCGCTCATCGAAGCGCTGTCTTCGCGGTTGCAGTCGGTCGTCGAGGCGACGGCCGACTCCAGCTCCGACGACGAGCACGATCCCGAAGGCACGACACTCGCCGTCGAGCGTGGACAGATCGTCGCCCAACTGGACAGGTCGCGGGTGCGGCTCGATGAGATCGATGCGGCGTTCGGCCGCCTCGATCACGGTACCTACGGCCGCTGCGAGAGTTGTGGTGAGTCGATCGGTCCGGAGCGTCTCGATGCGCTGCCTGCCGCGCGGCACTGCATCGATTGCGCAACGCGCAATTCCGCTCGACGATGGTGA
- a CDS encoding glutamine synthetase III: MSGSMSRRQAIEAVTNYSVETDGFPEPLADTFGRNVFTLSVMKARLPKHVFKAVSATIDKGAPLDPTLADYVASAMKDWAIEKGASHYAHVFYPLTGFTAEKHDSFLEPDSSGASLAEFQGKTLLQGEPDASSFPNGGLRGTFEARGYTGWDVTSPAYIMENPNGNTLCIPTIFISWTGEALDKKTPLLRSQQAMSKQAMRVLRLFGHADVDTVVSYAGAEQEYFLIDRHFYFARPDLMTASRTLFGDKPSKGQEFDDHYFGAIPDRVLAFMIELDRELFKQGIPAKTRHNEVAPGQFELAPVFEKSNLAHDHQQLMMTTMKNVAERYGMVCLLHEKPFAGVNGSGKHVNFSLGNNNQGNLLNPGDTPHENEQFLVFCAAIIRGVHKFGGLLRASIASASNDHRLGANEAPPAIISIFLGEQLMDVFDQIAKGGAKASKESGVLELGVDTLPPLKADAGDRNRTSPFAFTGNRFEFRAPGSNQSIADPMIAINAMLAESLDYVANFLEKELADGVEFDAAVQKVLEGIIVEHGKVVFNGNGYSDEWQEEAASRGLLNLRTTVDAMAQYDEPAIQEVMSAYGILSNRELKARKEVVLEQYSLALLVEAKETLEIAKTMILPAANRYQGELAGTAASLKAAGVETDHPVLMSVTKSTKDLYAAMLTLEEAIGGFHADTVEGEAQYALKALIPAMVDVRTVADKLESIVADDLWPLPTYHEMLTIL, encoded by the coding sequence ATGAGTGGCAGCATGTCCCGCCGTCAAGCCATCGAGGCAGTGACGAACTACTCGGTGGAAACCGATGGCTTCCCGGAACCATTGGCAGACACCTTCGGGCGCAACGTCTTCACATTGTCTGTGATGAAGGCCCGCCTGCCCAAGCACGTCTTCAAGGCCGTCTCGGCGACCATCGACAAGGGTGCGCCGCTCGATCCCACCCTGGCCGACTACGTCGCGTCGGCCATGAAGGACTGGGCGATCGAGAAGGGTGCGTCGCACTACGCCCATGTCTTCTATCCGCTCACGGGCTTCACCGCGGAGAAGCACGACTCGTTCCTCGAACCGGATTCGTCGGGAGCGTCGCTGGCAGAGTTCCAGGGCAAGACGCTGTTGCAGGGCGAACCGGATGCCTCGAGCTTCCCCAACGGCGGTCTGCGCGGCACCTTCGAGGCCCGCGGGTACACCGGCTGGGATGTGACCAGCCCGGCCTACATCATGGAGAACCCCAACGGCAACACGCTCTGCATCCCCACGATCTTCATCTCGTGGACCGGCGAGGCACTGGACAAGAAGACCCCGCTGCTACGCAGCCAGCAGGCGATGAGCAAGCAGGCCATGCGAGTGCTGAGGTTGTTCGGCCACGCCGACGTCGACACCGTCGTGTCGTACGCGGGCGCCGAGCAGGAGTACTTCCTCATCGACCGACACTTCTACTTCGCCCGGCCCGACCTCATGACGGCGAGCCGAACCCTGTTCGGCGACAAGCCGTCCAAGGGACAAGAATTCGACGATCACTACTTCGGGGCCATCCCCGACCGCGTACTGGCCTTCATGATCGAGCTCGACCGGGAGCTGTTCAAACAGGGCATCCCCGCGAAGACGCGCCACAACGAGGTCGCCCCCGGACAGTTCGAGCTCGCACCGGTCTTCGAGAAGTCCAACCTCGCCCACGACCATCAGCAGCTGATGATGACGACGATGAAGAACGTCGCGGAGCGGTACGGCATGGTCTGCCTGCTGCACGAGAAGCCCTTCGCCGGGGTCAACGGCTCCGGAAAACACGTCAACTTCTCGCTCGGCAACAACAATCAGGGCAACCTGCTCAACCCGGGCGACACCCCCCACGAGAACGAGCAGTTCCTGGTGTTCTGCGCGGCCATCATCCGCGGCGTGCACAAGTTCGGCGGGCTGCTCCGCGCGTCCATCGCGTCGGCATCCAACGATCACCGACTCGGCGCCAACGAGGCGCCGCCTGCCATCATCTCGATCTTCCTCGGCGAGCAGCTGATGGACGTCTTCGACCAGATCGCCAAGGGTGGTGCCAAGGCCAGCAAGGAGTCCGGCGTGCTGGAGCTCGGCGTCGACACCCTGCCACCGCTCAAGGCCGACGCCGGCGACCGTAACCGGACGAGCCCGTTCGCCTTCACCGGCAACCGATTCGAGTTCCGCGCGCCGGGTTCCAACCAGTCGATCGCCGATCCGATGATCGCGATCAACGCCATGCTGGCCGAATCCCTGGACTACGTCGCTAACTTCCTCGAGAAGGAACTCGCCGACGGCGTGGAGTTCGATGCGGCGGTGCAGAAGGTTCTCGAGGGGATCATCGTCGAGCACGGCAAGGTGGTGTTCAACGGCAACGGTTACTCCGACGAATGGCAGGAGGAGGCGGCGTCACGGGGACTGCTCAACCTGCGGACCACCGTCGACGCGATGGCGCAGTACGACGAGCCCGCCATCCAGGAGGTCATGAGCGCGTACGGAATCCTGAGCAACCGTGAGCTGAAGGCACGCAAGGAGGTGGTGCTGGAGCAGTACTCACTCGCTCTGCTGGTCGAAGCAAAGGAGACCCTGGAGATCGCGAAGACGATGATCCTGCCCGCCGCCAACCGCTATCAGGGCGAACTCGCAGGCACCGCGGCCAGTCTGAAGGCCGCGGGCGTCGAGACCGACCACCCGGTCCTCATGTCGGTGACCAAGAGCACCAAGGATCTCTACGCCGCGATGCTGACGCTCGAGGAGGCCATCGGCGGCTTCCACGCCGATACCGTCGAGGGCGAGGCCCAGTACGCGCTGAAGGCGCTGATCCCCGCGATGGTCGATGTCCGGACCGTCGCGGACAAGCTGGAGAGCATAGTCGCCGACGATCTCTGGCCCCTACCGACCTACCACGAGATGCTCACCATCCTCTGA
- a CDS encoding zinc-binding dehydrogenase: MGSGTRVAVAGLGGLGHLAIKLAVALGAETSVISRSKDKAADASRLGAHDLIISTDATHMAAARDRFDVVIDTISAPHDLEPYLRLVAMDGTLSHLGHLGPVTVQTTDLLVGRKKLSSAGSGGRPATEAMLEFCAAHDITADVEVLPSGQVNKALDRLARNDVHYRFVLDMSDLS; encoded by the coding sequence GTGGGCTCCGGCACGCGCGTGGCCGTGGCCGGCCTGGGTGGGCTGGGTCATCTCGCCATCAAACTGGCCGTCGCGCTCGGTGCCGAGACCTCCGTGATCAGCCGATCGAAAGACAAAGCCGCCGACGCATCTCGACTCGGCGCCCACGATCTGATCATCTCCACCGACGCGACCCACATGGCGGCCGCCCGGGATCGGTTCGACGTAGTCATCGACACCATCTCCGCTCCCCACGACCTCGAGCCCTACCTCCGCTTGGTCGCCATGGACGGAACGCTCAGTCACCTCGGGCACCTCGGACCGGTCACCGTCCAGACCACCGACCTGCTGGTGGGGCGCAAAAAGTTGAGTTCGGCAGGCAGCGGCGGCCGACCCGCGACCGAAGCCATGCTGGAATTCTGCGCCGCCCATGACATCACCGCCGATGTGGAGGTTCTGCCATCGGGGCAAGTGAACAAGGCCCTCGACCGGCTCGCCCGCAACGACGTCCACTACCGGTTCGTACTCGACATGTCCGATCTGTCCTGA
- a CDS encoding FUSC family protein, producing MRTGTLGDHVRHRQSALVHAVQPSVWRSSVSTFDMSRAGVAAPIRVSIAVGIVLVVSGLLGSRDVAGFAALGAVTSAFCRPDPYRVRVGRLGVLGIGIVTAVGIGAALGLTDASITVQIATISILGGCAALLVGTLRMAGPGAIIFVFAATGSMGFVDSASDLRRTVIATVIGTVCGAVASLAPWLLRGTWSRIRPTQLRPITDNTPVQYESLWTILTRRPRHELVANSLRIVVAMAASAAIATAAGLSHPMWAAMGAIAAMQGVSYHVTVQRGVQRLLGNVGGAIIAVVLLGLGINYWGAVLVIVICQLAAEITAPVNYAVASVAVTPMALLLTGLSADLPPSAALDRVMDTLIGVAVGIVVAALTITAPDVGRLRQPAKVST from the coding sequence ATGCGCACCGGCACCCTGGGCGACCACGTCCGTCATCGGCAATCCGCCCTCGTTCATGCCGTGCAACCCTCGGTGTGGCGGTCCTCTGTGTCGACCTTCGACATGAGTCGGGCCGGTGTCGCGGCCCCGATCCGGGTCAGCATCGCGGTCGGCATCGTCCTGGTGGTGAGTGGACTACTCGGATCTCGCGACGTCGCAGGCTTCGCCGCACTGGGGGCGGTGACGTCGGCCTTCTGTCGCCCGGATCCGTACCGCGTGCGGGTGGGGCGGCTCGGCGTACTGGGCATCGGGATCGTCACAGCTGTCGGGATCGGCGCAGCCCTCGGATTGACCGATGCGTCGATCACGGTGCAGATCGCAACGATCTCAATCCTGGGAGGCTGCGCGGCACTGCTCGTCGGCACCCTCCGCATGGCCGGACCCGGCGCGATCATCTTCGTCTTCGCGGCCACCGGCTCGATGGGATTTGTCGACAGTGCCTCAGATCTGCGCCGCACCGTGATCGCAACAGTCATCGGCACCGTCTGTGGCGCGGTGGCCTCCCTGGCGCCGTGGCTCCTGCGAGGCACGTGGTCGCGCATCCGCCCGACGCAGCTGCGCCCTATTACCGACAACACGCCGGTTCAGTACGAATCGCTCTGGACCATCCTGACTCGTCGACCTCGGCATGAGCTGGTGGCCAACAGTCTTCGGATCGTCGTGGCGATGGCGGCCAGCGCAGCCATCGCCACGGCCGCCGGACTCTCCCATCCGATGTGGGCCGCGATGGGCGCCATCGCCGCGATGCAGGGCGTGTCGTATCACGTCACCGTTCAGCGGGGGGTGCAGCGGCTGCTCGGCAACGTCGGCGGCGCGATCATCGCCGTCGTGCTACTCGGCCTCGGTATCAACTATTGGGGCGCCGTGCTCGTCATCGTCATCTGTCAGTTGGCGGCGGAGATCACCGCGCCCGTCAACTATGCGGTCGCGTCGGTGGCGGTGACGCCGATGGCCCTGCTCCTGACCGGACTCAGCGCCGATCTCCCGCCGTCTGCCGCCCTCGACCGGGTGATGGACACGCTGATCGGCGTCGCGGTCGGGATCGTGGTCGCCGCTCTGACTATCACGGCGCCCGACGTCGGGCGCCTTCGACAGCCGGCGAAGGTCTCGACATGA
- a CDS encoding MarR family winged helix-turn-helix transcriptional regulator: protein MSTPPAPGTQPADRIPVTPDLVDRIQQEWAQAYPQFDVGPIGVLGRIQHIATVSSHRLDRHLEPHGVTRSEYDVLGALARSDRPLRASEVVSTTMLSGASITKITESLSRRGLLERRKSERDGRVVLLELTDDGRAVVDDELPRRLADDERALAGLTPDERESLAALLRKISAAVGS from the coding sequence GTGAGCACCCCACCGGCGCCGGGAACGCAGCCGGCCGACCGCATCCCGGTCACGCCCGATCTCGTCGACCGCATCCAGCAGGAATGGGCGCAGGCGTACCCGCAGTTCGACGTCGGCCCGATCGGGGTGCTCGGCCGTATCCAACACATCGCGACCGTCAGCAGTCACCGGCTCGACCGGCATCTCGAACCGCACGGTGTCACCCGATCGGAGTACGACGTGCTCGGGGCGCTCGCGCGCTCGGATCGGCCGCTGCGCGCCAGTGAGGTGGTGTCGACGACCATGCTGAGCGGTGCGTCGATCACCAAGATCACCGAGAGTCTCTCGCGTCGGGGCCTGCTGGAACGCCGAAAGTCGGAGCGCGACGGACGTGTCGTCCTGCTGGAACTGACCGATGACGGCCGTGCCGTGGTGGATGACGAGCTGCCACGGCGGCTCGCCGACGACGAGCGGGCACTCGCCGGCCTGACGCCAGACGAACGGGAGTCCCTCGCGGCGCTGCTGCGCAAGATCTCGGCCGCGGTCGGCAGCTGA
- a CDS encoding nitroreductase family protein, with amino-acid sequence MELHDVMRTTFAAREFTDDPLPDDVLWRILDDARFAPSGGNRQGAHIVVVRDAETKSRLSQLGEATVRRYIAQIKAGEKPWNPLYPTRVPQDVIDGTEVPDSFVVPIRTAPVVLVVTVDLAVVAATDQDLDRVGLVSGASVYPLVWNILLGARQEGFGGTITSMAVPQETEARELLGLPETHALAAVVPIGRPVRQLTKLRRQPLAEFVTRERFDGPPLTP; translated from the coding sequence ATGGAGTTGCACGACGTCATGCGGACCACGTTCGCCGCACGCGAGTTCACCGACGATCCATTGCCCGACGATGTGTTGTGGCGCATCCTCGACGACGCACGATTCGCCCCCAGCGGCGGGAACCGGCAGGGCGCACACATCGTGGTGGTACGCGATGCCGAGACGAAGAGTCGGCTCAGTCAACTCGGGGAGGCGACCGTCCGCCGCTACATCGCCCAGATCAAGGCCGGTGAGAAACCGTGGAACCCGTTGTATCCCACCAGGGTTCCCCAGGATGTGATCGACGGTACCGAGGTGCCGGACAGTTTTGTGGTGCCGATCCGGACCGCGCCGGTGGTCTTGGTGGTGACCGTCGACCTCGCCGTGGTGGCCGCGACCGACCAGGATCTCGATCGGGTCGGCCTGGTCAGCGGGGCGTCGGTCTACCCGCTGGTGTGGAACATCCTGCTCGGTGCCCGGCAGGAGGGATTCGGCGGCACCATCACATCGATGGCCGTCCCGCAGGAGACGGAGGCCCGGGAACTGTTGGGGCTGCCCGAGACCCACGCTCTCGCCGCCGTCGTCCCCATCGGCAGGCCGGTGCGTCAGTTGACCAAACTGCGGCGTCAGCCACTCGCCGAGTTCGTGACGCGTGAGCGCTTCGACGGGCCACCCCTCACACCGTGA